Within the Bradyrhizobium ottawaense genome, the region GCGCGCGCTGGCGCAGGCCCGCAAGATGGTCGCCGAGGGCGCCGACATCATCGACATCGGCGCCGAATCCACCCGGCCCTATGGCTCGGAGCCGATCGGCGCCGAGGAAGAGTTGAACCGCCTGCGCGAGGTGCTGCCCGAGGTCGTAGCACTGGACGTTCCGGTATCGATCGACAGCATGAAATCATCGGTCGTGGCCTGGGCGCTCGACCAGGGCGCCCGCATCGCCAACGACGTCTGGGGCCTGCAGCGCGACCCCGATATGGCCGGCCTCGTCGCGGCGCGCCGGGTGCCCGTCATCATCATGCACAACCGCGACCGCGCCGATCCCGCCATCGACATCATGAAGGATGTCGCGGACTTCTTCGCCCGCTCGCTCGAGACAGCCGCCAGGGCCGGAATTTCACCAGACAATATCGTGCTCGACCCCGGCATCGGTTTCGGCAAGACGCCGGAGCAGAGCATGACGGTGCTGGCGCGGCTCAGTGAACTCGCCTCATCGGGCCTGCCGCTGCTGGTCGGAGCCTCGCGCAAGCGCTTCATCAGCACGGTGACGCCGTCGGAGCCGCATCAGCGGCTCGGCGGCTCGATTGCCGCGCATCTGGTCGCGGCCCAGAACGGGGCGCGGATCATCCGGGCCCATGACGTCGCGGAAACCGTCCAGGCGCTGCGCGTCACGGCGGCCATCAGGGAATTCGGAAAGCAGAAATGACCGATACGATCTTCATCACCGGCGTCGTGATTCATGCCCGCCATGGCGTGATGGAACATGAGACCGAAGTCGGCCAGCGCTTCGTGATCGATCTCGAGCTCGCTGCCGATCTGTCGGAATCCTCGCACACCGATCGCCTCGCCGACACCGTGTCCTATTCCAACGTGGTCGCGACCGCGACCGCGGCGTTCAAGCATACCAACTACAAGCTCCTGGAGCGCGCGGCCGGCGCCGTTGCCGAGGCGGTGCTGGCGGCATTTCCGCGCGTCAGCGCAGTCAAGGTCACCGTGCACAAGCCGCACGCGCCGATCGCCGCGATCTTTGAGGATGTCGGCGTCGTGCTAACCCGCAAGCGGCAAGCGCCCTGATATGGCTGATGTGCTGATCGCGCTCGGTGGCAATGTCGGCGACGTTCGCACGACATTCGGCAAGGCAATTTCCAACATCTGCGGCATGACGCAGGCGGCCCTCGTGGCGCGGTCGTCGGATTACGCCACGCCGCCCTGGGGCGACGAGGCGCAGGATACCTTTGTCAACGCCTGCATCGAAATCGACACCAGCCTCGACCCGCATGCGCTGTTGTTCACGCTGCACAAGATCGAGAAGAAGTTCGGCCGCGACCGCGCCCATGAGCGGCACTGGGGCCCGCGCACCCTCGACCTCGATCTGATCGCTTATGACGACGTCAAAATCGACAAACCCGAGCTGACGCTGCCGCATCCAAGGCTGTTCGAGCGCGCCTTCGTGCTGGTGCCGCTCGCCGAGATTGTGCCCGACCGTATCATTGCGGGACGCCGCGTCGCCGAGGCATTGGCCGGGCTTTCGACCGAAGGTATCCAGCGGTTACCGGACCTCGATTGACCCAAAACAACCGTTTGGCTTGGCGGTCGCCCCGTGGCAATTTCCGGCCCGACACAGGAAGCGCTTCAGGGAACGATGGGCCGGATGACCACGACAGATGAGCTGAAATTGGCCGCGGATTTTGCCCCGGCAACCTACGACGACTGGCGCAAGCTGGTCGACGGGGTGCTGAAGGGCGCGCCGTTCGAGAAACTGGTCAGCAAGACCGCCGACGGATTGAAGATCAATCCGATCTATCGCCGCGCGGAAGGTGCCGCGCCGGTCGCCGGCCGCGCCGCCGCCGCACCCTGGCAAGTCCTGCAGCGGATCGATCATCCCGATGCCAAGGCGGCCAATGCACAGGCGCTGCACGATCTGGAAAACGGCGCCACCGGGCTTGCGCTGGTCTTCCCCGGCTCCAATGCCTCCCATGGCTTCGGGCTGGAGCCGACGGCGGAAGCCGTCGAACAGGTGCTCGACAGCGTCTTCCTCGATGCCGGCATCGGCATCGAACTTCAGGTTGGTCCGCAGTCGCGGATGGCCGCCATTCATGTCGCCGAATATATCAAGCGAAGGGGTCTCGATCCTGCGGCCTGTGACATCCGCTTCGGTCTTGATCCGCTCGGGGCCTGCACCGCGTGGGGCCGCAGCCCCTTCACGTGGGCCGAGATCGTGCCGGCGTTGTCGAACGCCGTCCGCGGCCTTGCCGCGATGGGCTTCAGGGGTCCGTTCGTTGCCGCCGATGGGCGGTTGATTCACAATGCCGGCGGATCGGAAGTGCAGGAGCTGGCCTTCGTGCTCGCGTCCGGCGTCGCCTATCTGCGCGCGATCGAAGCCTCCGGCGTGGCGCTGGAAGATGCGCAAGGCATGGTCTATGCGCGGCTTGCCGCCGATGCCGATCAATTCCTGACGCTGGCGAAATTCCGCGCGCTGCGGCTGTTGTGGGCGCGAATCGAAGCGGCCTGCGGTCTTGCGCCGAAGCCGCTGTTCGTCGCCGCCGACACCGCATGGCGGATGCAGACACAGCGCGATCCCTACGTGAACATGCTGCGCGCGACGATGGCGACCTTCTCCGCCGGGCTCGGCGGCGCCAACGCCATCACCGTGTTGCCGCATACGCTGGCGCGCGGCCTGCCCGACCCGTTTGCCAGACGTGCCGCGCGCAACACCCAACTGGTGCTGCTGGAAGAATCCAACCTCGCAAAGGTGTCCGATCCGGCCGCCGGCTCCGGCGGCATCGAGACATTGACCAGGCAGCTTTGCGAAGCCGCCTGGAAGCTGTTCCAGGAAATCGAAAAGGCCGGCGGCCTGTTCGCCTCGCTCGAACAAGGCCTGCTCCAGCGCAAGGTGGCCGCCACGCGGGCGGTGCGCGAAACCAATATTGCCAAACGACGCGACGTGCTGACCGGCGCCAGCGAATTTCCGAACCTGCACGAGGCCGACGTCGCGGTGCTGGAGGCGCGGCCGGTGGTGCTGCCGCCCTATGGCGAGCCGAAAATCAAGTTCGGCGGACTGCCGCCGATGCGGCTGGCGGCGCCGTTCGAAGCCTTGCGCGACAAGTCGGACGCGCGGCTCAAGGCCAAGGGGGCGCGGCCCAAAATATTCCTCGCCAATCTCGGAACGGCTGCCGACTTCACCGCGCGCGCCGCCTTTGCCAAGAGCTTTTTCGAAACCGGCGGCATCGAGGCGCTCGACACCGAGGGCTTTGCCGATCCGGCCGCCCTTGCCGCGGCGTTCAAGGCATCCGGCGCGGACACGGCGTGTCTGTGTTCATCCGACAAGGTCTATGGCGGGCACGCTGTCGCGGCGGCCCAGGCCCTTAAAGCGGCCGGCGCCCAACATATCTATCTGGCAGGCCGGCCCGGCGAGCAGGAGGAAGCGCTGCGCGGCGCAGGCGTCGGCGATTTCATCTTCGCCGGCGGCGATGCGCTGGCGATGCTGAAGGATGCCTGGCAGCGGATGGAGTGAACATGACCGAGGCAAGCAAAACCGTTCTGACCGGCGGCTGCCAGTGCGGCGCGATTCGCTTTGCCGTATCAGGCGCGCCGGCCAGGATCAGCATCTGTCATTGCCGGATGTGCCAGAAAGCCTCGGGCGCGCCGTTCGCCTCGTTTGCCGATATCGAACATGCGGACTTTAGCTGGACCCGCGGCCAGCCGGCCGCGTTCAAATCCTCCTCGATCGCCGAGCGCGACTTCTGCCGGGATTGCGGCACGCCATTGAGTTTCCGCCGCATCGACGGCCCCCGGATCGAGATCATGACCGGCACCTTCGACCGGCCCGACCGGCTGGTTCCGACCCGGCAATATGGAACCGAATCCCGGCTCGGCTGGGTGGTCGGCATCTCCAACCTGCCGAGCCAGACGACCACACAGAATTACGGTCCGGAAAAGATGGGCGGGATCGTCAGCCACCAGCACCCGGATCATGATTAGAGTTGGTGAGCATCGACCGCCACATATGCTAGAATGGGTACCATGAGCCGCATACCTGACTTCGCCGATATCGCCTTCGAACCGACCGCTCCCGCCGCGCCTGCCGGCAGCGCCGAGCCATGGCTCACGCCGGAAGGAATTCCGGTCAAGTCGAGCTATTCGGAAAGCGACCTCGAAGGCATCGACTTCCTCGAGACCTGGCCGGGCACCGCGCCCTATCTGCGCGGCCCCTACCCCACGATGTATGTCAACCAGCCCTGGACCATCCGGCAATATGCCGGCTTCTCCACCGCGGAAGATTCCAACGCGTTCTACCGCCGCAACCTCGCCGCCGGCCAGAAGGGCCTTTCGGTCGCGTTCGATCTCGCCACCCACCGCGGCTATGACAGCGATCATCCGCGCGTCACCGGCGACGTCGGCATGGCGGGCGTCGCCATCGATTCCATCTACGACATGCGCACGCTGTTCTCGGGTATTCCGCTCGACCAGATGAGCGTGTCGATGACCATGAACGGCGCGGTGCTGCCGATTCTCGCGCTGTTCGTCGCCGCCGCCGAGGAACAGGGCGTTCCGCCGGAGAAACTGTCGGGCACCATTCAGAACGACATTCTGAAAGAGTTCATGGTGCGCAACACCTACATCTATCCGCCGACGCCCTCGATGCGGATCATCTCCGACATTTTTGCCTACACTTCGCAGCGGATGCCGAAGTACAATTCGATTTCGATTTCCGGCTATCACATGCAGGAAGCCGGCGCGACGCAGGACCTCGAGCTCGCCTATACGCTGGCCGACGGCGTCGAATATCTGCGCGCCGGGCTCGCCGCCGGCCTCGACGTCGACCGTTTCGCACCACGGCTGTCGTTCTTCTGGGCGATCGGCATGAACTTCTTCATGGAAGTCGCCAAGATGCGCGCCGCCCGGCTGCTGTGGGCCAAGCTGTTGAAGCCGTTCAATCCGAAGGACCCGCGCTCGCTGTCGCTGCGCACGCATTGCCAGACCTCGGGCTGGTCGCTGACCGCGCAGGACGTCTTCAACAACGTGACGCGTACCACCGTCGAGGCGATGGCGGCGACGCAAGGCCACACCCAGTCGCTGCACACCAACGCGCTCGACGAGGCGCTGGCGCTGCCGACCGACTTCTCCGCCCGGATTGCCCGCAACACCCAACTGTTCCTGCAGCAGGAAACCGGCACCAACCGCATCATCGATCCCTGGGGCGGCTCTTATTACGTCGAACGGCTGACCCGCGACCTCGCGGCCAAGGCCTGGGGCCACATTCAGGAAGTCGAAGCGCTCGGCGGCATGGCGAAAGCCATCGAGGCCGGCGTGCCCAAGCTGCGTATCGAGGAAGCCTCGGCCAAGACCCAGGCGCGGATCGACGCCGGACGACAGGCGGTGATCGGCGTCAACAAGTACAAGCCGGTCAACGAGGCCGCGATCGACGTGCTGAAAGTGGAAAATTCCACCGTGCGGCGGCTGCAGATCGACAAGCTGAAGCGGCTGCGCTCCGAGCGCGTCCAGAAGGACGTCGATGCGGCGCTGGCGGCGCTGACGCGCAGCGCCGGCGAAGGCAACGGCAACCTGCTGGCGCTCGCCATTGACGCGGCGCGCGCGAAAGCCACCGTCGGCGAAATTTCGGACGCGATGGAGAAGGTGTTCGGGCGTCACCGCGCCGAAATCAAATCCATCACCGGCGTCTACAAGCGGGAGGCGTCCACCATGTCCAACCGGGTCGAAAAGGTGCAGACCCTGATCGATGCGTTCGAGACTGCCGAGGGCCGCCGCCCCCGCATCCTCGTCGCCAAGATCGGCCAAGACGGCCACGACCGCGGCCAGAAGGTGATCGCATCCGCCTTTGCCGATGTCGGCTTCGACGTCGATATCGGGCCGCTGTTCGCCACCGCCGACGAGGCCGCGCGGCAGGCGGTGGAGAACGACGTGCACATCCTCGGCGTCTCGTCGCTGGCCGCCGCTCACCTCACCGCAGTGCCGGAGCTCAAGGCCGCGCTGAAGAAGCACGGCCGCGAGGACATCATGATCATCATCGGCGGCGTGGTGCCGCCGCAGGACTACGACGCGCTCTACAAGGCCGGCGCCGAGGCGATCTTCCCGCCCGGCACCGTGATCTCGGACGCGGCTGAGGAGCTGATCCACAAGCTCAACGCCCGGCTGGGGCATAGCGAGGCGGCGGAGTAATTGGGGTGATAGGCTGACGTCTTCGAATGCCTACGGCATTCGTCGAACCTTGCGCGTAACTCATGCGACAAATGATCGAAAGCGCATCTCATCACCTCATCGCGATTATTGCTCCATGAACTTGATACTCCGAACCTGCCTGACGATTTCTCTCGCAAGCTTGGCGTTCTCCGCCCTCGCCGCCGAACCCAAGCCCGACTTCAACCTCAAGACCAAATTGATCAAGGCCAGCGTTTCGCTCGACGTCAAGATCAAGGCCGATGCGGCGCTCGCCGCCGACTGCCTGACCGAAGGCAAGGCGTGGGTGGCGGGGTACAGCGTTGACGCCGACAAGGAGCGCAAGCAGTTTCCGCAGATGTTCCGCAACGGCGCCTGGTCCGTCGACCGCAAGTACGAGACGCGCTCGGTGGTCGACGGGCACTATGTCAGCATCGTCAGGTCCGACTACACGGACACCGGCGGCGCGCACCCGAATTCCGACGTCAACACCATCCTGTGGGATTCCGCCGCCAACAAGCGCATCAGCATCCGCCCCTTCTTCACCGAGACCGCCGATGGCGGCCCGACCATGAAGGCGATGGTCAAGGCCGTGCTGGCTTCGTTGACGGTGGAGAAGAAAAAGCGCGATGCCGGCGAGACCGCGACCGACGAATGGTTCAAGATCGTCGAGCCCAAACTGCTGAAGATCGGCGCGGTGACCTTGGCACCCTCGACCGTGTCAGGCAAGAGCTCCGGCCTGACCTTCCACTATCCGCCCTATGCAGTCGGCCCCTATGCCGAAGGCGAGTACGTCGCCTCCGTGCCTTGGGAAAGCCTGAAGCCCTATCTGACGCCGGAAGGCGCCAAGATCTTTGGCGGAGCGCGGCCCAAGGGCGACGACGACGGGCAGCAATAAGGCCTCTCACGCGGCAAGGCGGCCCAGCGAGCGTTCGAGCGAACGGGTCCAGTCCGGAATCCAGGACTGAAACAGTTGATGCCAGCGATCGGCATCGCCAGGTGCGGTATCCAGCGTCACCGCCCATTCGATAAAGGTGCGGTTGCCCTCGACGACCGGAATGAGGTGCATCGTGCCCTCATAACCTGTCGGCGCCGGCGCCAGCCCTGCCGGAAACGGCAACGGCTCGATGCCGGCATAGGTCAGCGCGTGCTGCGCGTCGGAATGGCTGGCCAGCCGCTGCCGCACCCAGTTGCCGAGATAGCAGAAGCGCCTGACTGGGCCGACTTCGTCGCCCCTTCGATCGTCCTCGATCACGCTCTCGGAGACCCCGTCGATATAGGCCGGGTAATTGTTGAAATCGCGGATCAGCGCCCACACGGTCTCCAGGGGATAATCGAGCACGGCGCTGTAATAGGCTTTTGTCATGTTCGGCTCCGGAGGTTCGCCCCGCCTCGCGGAACGCTGCCCGGATGGTGATGCCTCGGCGGCGCCGAGCCCACCCGATTCCCGAGTGTAAAAATCGATGGGGATGGCGGGGCTGGACGCCTCTCGCCTGCGACCTCCCGCCGTTGTAAACCAAGCCATGACCCTGCCGAAGACCCCCGACATCGATAAGCTCGCCAAAGACCTCCGCGCTGGTTCCCGCGCGGCGCTGGCGCGCGCGATCACGCTGATCGAAAGCCGCAGGGGCGATCACCAGGCCGCCGCGCGCGACCTGGTGCAGGCGCTGTTGCCCGACACCGGTACGGCGATCCGGGTCGGCATTACCGGCTCGCCCGGCGTCGGCAAATCCACCACCATCGATGCGCTCGGCATGTTCCTGATCGAACGCGGTCACAAGGTCGCGGTGCTCGCGGTCGACCCGTCCTCGGCCCGCACCGGCGGCTCGATCCTCGGCGACAAGACCCGGATGGCGCTGCTGGCGAATTCCGAGAACGCCTTTATCCGCCCGTCGCCCTCCTCCGGCACGCTTGGCGGGGTGGCCGCAAAAACCCGCGAGGCGGTGCTGTTGTGCGAGGCCGCCGGCTTCGACGTCGTGCTGGTGGAAACCGTCGGCATCGGCCAGTCCGAGACCGCGGTTTGCGACATGACCGATTTCTTCCTGGCGCTGATGCTGCCGGGCGCCGGCGACGAACTGCAGGGCATCAAGAAGGGCCTGGTCGAACTCGCCGACATGATCGCGATCAACAAGGCCGACGGCGACAACGTCAAGCGCGCCAATCTGGCGGCAGCCGAATATCGCGGCGCGCTGCATATTCTCAGCCCCCGCTCGGAGCATTGGCACCCGCCCGTCCTGACCTATTCGGCGCTGACCGGCACCGGCATGGACGAACTCTGGCAGAAAATTCTCGATCACCGCACCGCCATGAGCGCCTCCGGCGAATTCGCCGCACGTCGGCGCGAGCAGCAGGTGAAATGGATGTGGTCGATGCTGGAGCAGCGGATGATGGCCCGCCTGCGCTCCGACGCCACGATCCGCGCCAGGGTGAAGAAGACCGAGGCCGAGGTTGCCGACGGCCGGATCACGCCGGCGCTCGCTGCCGAGCAGATCGCGGAGATGTTGCGGTGAGCGACAAGCTTCGCATTCTCGTCACCGGTTTCGGCCCGTTTCCCGGCGCGCCCTGGAATCCGACGCAACCGCTGGTGGCGCGGCTGACGCGGCTGCGGCGCCCGGCTTTCGCCGACGTCGAACTGTCCCATCACATTTTTCCCGTGACCTACAAGGCGGTCGATCGCGAATTGCCGCTCGCCCTCGCACAACACCAGCCGCACGCGCTGCTGATGTTCGGCCTCGCCTCACGCACCGGCTATGTCAGGATCGAAACCCGCGCCCGCAACGCCGTCACCATGCTGTGGCCCGACGCGTCGCAAGCCCGCTCGCGCAAGGGATCGATCGAGGGCGGCGCCGATGCAAAAATGTTCGGGCCGCACACCGCCAAATTGCTCCGTGCGGCTGACGGCAGCGGTCTCGACGCCCGCGCCTCGCGCGACGCCGGAAGCTATCTCTGCAATTACCTGAGCTGGCGCGCGATCGAGGCCGTGGAAGCCGACAACGGCCCCCGCCTCGCCGCCTTCGTTCACATCCCGCCGCTGGCGCGCCCTGGCTCCCCACGCCGCAAGGGCTTTCCGCGCATCACGCTGGAAGAGCTGGTCGATGCCGGCGAGGCGATGCTGCTGGAGATGGTGAGATTGGCAAGGCGGGCAACTTCGTAGGGTGGGCAAAGCGAAGCGTGCCCACCAGCGCGCGTGCAACGAAGAAGATCGGTGGGCACGGCGCAAGTGCGCCTTTGCCCACCCTACGGATTCCGCACCCGACATTAACCCTACCCCGAACAATCACCCTGTTCCGTCGGCGCATTCACCATGCGCCGCCGCATTTCCGCTGTACGTATCGATGGACGAACACAGGGTCATCCATCATGGACGTCAACCGCCGCCATCTGATTGGAGCATCCGCCGTCGGCGTCGCCGGCGCGCTCGCCATGTCGCCCGATGCCGCACGCGCGGCGCCGCTGACGTCGGCGCTCGGGCGCGACGTGACGCAATATGGCGTGCGTCCCGGCAGCCCTGATGACCAGACCAGAAATCTGCAGCGTGCGATCGACGAGGCCGCACGCGCGCAAGTGCCGCTGGCGCTGCCGCCCGGCGTCTACCGCACCGGAATGTTGCGCCTGCAAAACGGATCGCAACTGATCGGCGTGCGCGGCGCGACCAAATTTCTGTTCAACGGCGGCGCCTCGATGTTGCAGGGCGAAGGCACTAACAGCATCGGTCTGCACGGCCTCACGCTCGACGGCGGCGGCATTCCGCTGCCGACGCGACGCGGCCTCGTGCATTGTCTCGGCGGACGCGACGTCCGCATCATCGATTGCGAGATCACCGCAAGCGGCGGCAACGGCGTCTGGTTCGAACAGGTCTCCGGCGATATCTCTGGCAACATTTTTGCGAAGATGGCGACCACCGCGGTGGTGTCGTTCGATGCGCTCGGCCTGATCGTCTCGCGCAACACCATTTCCGATACCAACGACAACGGCATTGAAATCCTGCGCACCGCGATCGGTGACGACGGCACGCTGGTCGCGGACAACCGCATCGAGGACATCAAGGCCGGCCCCGGCGGCTCCGGCCAGTATGGCAACGCCATCAATGCGTTCCGCGCCGGCAATGTGATCGTGCGCGGCAACCGCATCAAAAATTGCGATTATTCCGCGGTGCGCGGCAATTCGGCGTCCAACATCCA harbors:
- the folP gene encoding dihydropteroate synthase; its protein translation is MIATISRPAREPNAAAGPTGDSVLSALLSRSYPAVMGVLNVTPDSFSDGGQFAAPERALAQARKMVAEGADIIDIGAESTRPYGSEPIGAEEELNRLREVLPEVVALDVPVSIDSMKSSVVAWALDQGARIANDVWGLQRDPDMAGLVAARRVPVIIMHNRDRADPAIDIMKDVADFFARSLETAARAGISPDNIVLDPGIGFGKTPEQSMTVLARLSELASSGLPLLVGASRKRFISTVTPSEPHQRLGGSIAAHLVAAQNGARIIRAHDVAETVQALRVTAAIREFGKQK
- the folB gene encoding dihydroneopterin aldolase, giving the protein MTDTIFITGVVIHARHGVMEHETEVGQRFVIDLELAADLSESSHTDRLADTVSYSNVVATATAAFKHTNYKLLERAAGAVAEAVLAAFPRVSAVKVTVHKPHAPIAAIFEDVGVVLTRKRQAP
- the folK gene encoding 2-amino-4-hydroxy-6-hydroxymethyldihydropteridine diphosphokinase, giving the protein MADVLIALGGNVGDVRTTFGKAISNICGMTQAALVARSSDYATPPWGDEAQDTFVNACIEIDTSLDPHALLFTLHKIEKKFGRDRAHERHWGPRTLDLDLIAYDDVKIDKPELTLPHPRLFERAFVLVPLAEIVPDRIIAGRRVAEALAGLSTEGIQRLPDLD
- a CDS encoding methylmalonyl-CoA mutase subunit beta gives rise to the protein MTTTDELKLAADFAPATYDDWRKLVDGVLKGAPFEKLVSKTADGLKINPIYRRAEGAAPVAGRAAAAPWQVLQRIDHPDAKAANAQALHDLENGATGLALVFPGSNASHGFGLEPTAEAVEQVLDSVFLDAGIGIELQVGPQSRMAAIHVAEYIKRRGLDPAACDIRFGLDPLGACTAWGRSPFTWAEIVPALSNAVRGLAAMGFRGPFVAADGRLIHNAGGSEVQELAFVLASGVAYLRAIEASGVALEDAQGMVYARLAADADQFLTLAKFRALRLLWARIEAACGLAPKPLFVAADTAWRMQTQRDPYVNMLRATMATFSAGLGGANAITVLPHTLARGLPDPFARRAARNTQLVLLEESNLAKVSDPAAGSGGIETLTRQLCEAAWKLFQEIEKAGGLFASLEQGLLQRKVAATRAVRETNIAKRRDVLTGASEFPNLHEADVAVLEARPVVLPPYGEPKIKFGGLPPMRLAAPFEALRDKSDARLKAKGARPKIFLANLGTAADFTARAAFAKSFFETGGIEALDTEGFADPAALAAAFKASGADTACLCSSDKVYGGHAVAAAQALKAAGAQHIYLAGRPGEQEEALRGAGVGDFIFAGGDALAMLKDAWQRME
- a CDS encoding GFA family protein — translated: MTEASKTVLTGGCQCGAIRFAVSGAPARISICHCRMCQKASGAPFASFADIEHADFSWTRGQPAAFKSSSIAERDFCRDCGTPLSFRRIDGPRIEIMTGTFDRPDRLVPTRQYGTESRLGWVVGISNLPSQTTTQNYGPEKMGGIVSHQHPDHD
- the scpA gene encoding methylmalonyl-CoA mutase, yielding MSRIPDFADIAFEPTAPAAPAGSAEPWLTPEGIPVKSSYSESDLEGIDFLETWPGTAPYLRGPYPTMYVNQPWTIRQYAGFSTAEDSNAFYRRNLAAGQKGLSVAFDLATHRGYDSDHPRVTGDVGMAGVAIDSIYDMRTLFSGIPLDQMSVSMTMNGAVLPILALFVAAAEEQGVPPEKLSGTIQNDILKEFMVRNTYIYPPTPSMRIISDIFAYTSQRMPKYNSISISGYHMQEAGATQDLELAYTLADGVEYLRAGLAAGLDVDRFAPRLSFFWAIGMNFFMEVAKMRAARLLWAKLLKPFNPKDPRSLSLRTHCQTSGWSLTAQDVFNNVTRTTVEAMAATQGHTQSLHTNALDEALALPTDFSARIARNTQLFLQQETGTNRIIDPWGGSYYVERLTRDLAAKAWGHIQEVEALGGMAKAIEAGVPKLRIEEASAKTQARIDAGRQAVIGVNKYKPVNEAAIDVLKVENSTVRRLQIDKLKRLRSERVQKDVDAALAALTRSAGEGNGNLLALAIDAARAKATVGEISDAMEKVFGRHRAEIKSITGVYKREASTMSNRVEKVQTLIDAFETAEGRRPRILVAKIGQDGHDRGQKVIASAFADVGFDVDIGPLFATADEAARQAVENDVHILGVSSLAAAHLTAVPELKAALKKHGREDIMIIIGGVVPPQDYDALYKAGAEAIFPPGTVISDAAEELIHKLNARLGHSEAAE
- a CDS encoding DUF3298 and DUF4163 domain-containing protein — translated: MNLILRTCLTISLASLAFSALAAEPKPDFNLKTKLIKASVSLDVKIKADAALAADCLTEGKAWVAGYSVDADKERKQFPQMFRNGAWSVDRKYETRSVVDGHYVSIVRSDYTDTGGAHPNSDVNTILWDSAANKRISIRPFFTETADGGPTMKAMVKAVLASLTVEKKKRDAGETATDEWFKIVEPKLLKIGAVTLAPSTVSGKSSGLTFHYPPYAVGPYAEGEYVASVPWESLKPYLTPEGAKIFGGARPKGDDDGQQ
- a CDS encoding SRPBCC family protein; the protein is MTKAYYSAVLDYPLETVWALIRDFNNYPAYIDGVSESVIEDDRRGDEVGPVRRFCYLGNWVRQRLASHSDAQHALTYAGIEPLPFPAGLAPAPTGYEGTMHLIPVVEGNRTFIEWAVTLDTAPGDADRWHQLFQSWIPDWTRSLERSLGRLAA
- the meaB gene encoding methylmalonyl Co-A mutase-associated GTPase MeaB, translated to MTLPKTPDIDKLAKDLRAGSRAALARAITLIESRRGDHQAAARDLVQALLPDTGTAIRVGITGSPGVGKSTTIDALGMFLIERGHKVAVLAVDPSSARTGGSILGDKTRMALLANSENAFIRPSPSSGTLGGVAAKTREAVLLCEAAGFDVVLVETVGIGQSETAVCDMTDFFLALMLPGAGDELQGIKKGLVELADMIAINKADGDNVKRANLAAAEYRGALHILSPRSEHWHPPVLTYSALTGTGMDELWQKILDHRTAMSASGEFAARRREQQVKWMWSMLEQRMMARLRSDATIRARVKKTEAEVADGRITPALAAEQIAEMLR
- a CDS encoding pyroglutamyl-peptidase I, whose translation is MSDKLRILVTGFGPFPGAPWNPTQPLVARLTRLRRPAFADVELSHHIFPVTYKAVDRELPLALAQHQPHALLMFGLASRTGYVRIETRARNAVTMLWPDASQARSRKGSIEGGADAKMFGPHTAKLLRAADGSGLDARASRDAGSYLCNYLSWRAIEAVEADNGPRLAAFVHIPPLARPGSPRRKGFPRITLEELVDAGEAMLLEMVRLARRATS
- a CDS encoding TIGR03808 family TAT-translocated repetitive protein, which gives rise to MDVNRRHLIGASAVGVAGALAMSPDAARAAPLTSALGRDVTQYGVRPGSPDDQTRNLQRAIDEAARAQVPLALPPGVYRTGMLRLQNGSQLIGVRGATKFLFNGGASMLQGEGTNSIGLHGLTLDGGGIPLPTRRGLVHCLGGRDVRIIDCEITASGGNGVWFEQVSGDISGNIFAKMATTAVVSFDALGLIVSRNTISDTNDNGIEILRTAIGDDGTLVADNRIEDIKAGPGGSGQYGNAINAFRAGNVIVRGNRIKNCDYSAVRGNSASNIQISGNSVSDVREVALYSEFAFEGAVIANNTVDGAAVGVSVCNFNEGGRMAVVQGNIIRNLLPKRPIGTAPDDDAGVGIYIEADSSVTGNVIENAPSFGIVAGWGKYLRDIAITGNVIRKAFVGIGVSVVPGAGTALVNNNMISETPRGAVVGLDHARAVTTDLSAEGAQRYAQVVVGTNAVRR